Proteins co-encoded in one Dreissena polymorpha isolate Duluth1 chromosome 12, UMN_Dpol_1.0, whole genome shotgun sequence genomic window:
- the LOC127853466 gene encoding sodium-dependent glucose transporter 1B-like isoform X2 → MVDLRMKFNTSSADIARSVSAQGFGIFAGALAGGLVIDAMRTWKFLVVTLAETIATVAVILMPFVASLTWLWVMFFSVGTAAGLINVAGQRMLIELWRDESASPMHAMHMGFGIGALLAPIIINPFLAVLEYGSVNASSNDVTLPGGRDFIVIKESRVNLAFVTIGLCSATLALPVFLYPFVKCFRRYKNKYNNMDEPEESTVALAQNGIVKRLLVILNPATYANGNFKLGLTVFVFIIVLYINLVGGEQLFGNFVRTFSVDELRFARNEASYLDTVYWGSFTIGRLTGSVLAHFISMRKLFLIDLFMNLLAVTFADIFAARGKNFLWAFTAIVGFFIAPLFPAGIAYINTHIEVGGMVLTLVVFATGFGQLLYVWIEGLLYEAYGPRTILYAMQFSAIFLCLISVIFVAISWTRKRFAINEDQTPVVTSGEDIRMTSDLRYSDMNTSS, encoded by the exons ATGGTGGATCTACGCATGAAGTTCAACACTTCCTCTGCCGACATAGCGCGCTCAGTCTCCGCCCAGGGTTTCGGGATATTCGCCGGCGCGCTTGCAGGCGGGCTTGTCATAGACGCCATGAGGACGTGGAAGTTCCTCGTGGTGACGCTGGCGGAAACCATAGCAACCGTCGCCGTGATATTGATGCCGTTCGTCGCCTCGCTGACCTGGCTTTGGGTGATGTTCTTTTCCGTCGGAACAGCGGCAGGGCTTATCAACGTCG CCGGCCAGCGGATGCTGATAGAATTGTGGCGAGACGAATCTGCATCCCCCATGCATGCCATGCATATGGGCTTCGGAATTGGCGCCCTATTAGCTCCAattattattaaccctttcctcGCCGTTTTGGAGTATGGTTCCGTCAACGCGTCGAGCAATGACGTCACCCTCCCCGGAGGCAGGGATTTCATCGTCATAAAGGAATCTCGTGTTAACCTAGCTTTTGTCACGATTGGTTTATGCTCTGCGACGCTGGCGCTGCCAGTTTTCTTGTACCCCTTCGTGAAGTGCTTCCGACGTTACAAGAACAAATATAACAACATGGATGAACCGGAAGAGAGCACTGTTGCGCTTGCGCAGAACGGGATAGTAAAGCGATTGCTGGTTATTCTAAACCCAGCGACCTACGCTAACGGAAATTTCAAGCTCGGTCTCACCGTGTTTGTGTTTATCATTGTGTTGTACATAAATCTCGTGGGTGGGGAGCAGCTGTTCGGAAATTTCGTGCGCACGTTCTCCGTAGATGAGCTTCGATTCGCCCGCAACGAGGCCTCCTATCTTGATACGGTCTACTGGGGCAGCTTTACGATTGGGCGACTCACGGGCTCCGTCTTAGCGCACTTTATTTCTATGCGCAAACTATTCTTGATAGATTTATTTATGAACCTTTTAGCTGTTACCTTCGCGGATATTTTCGCAGCGCGAGGGAAAAATTTCTTATGGGCGTTCACTGCCATAGTCGGTTTCTTCATTGCGCCGCTATTTCCGGCCGGTATCGCGTACATTAATACGCATATAGAGGTTGGTGGAATGGTGCTGACGCTGGTTGTGTTCGCTACAGGCTTCGGTCAACTTCTTTATGTTTGGATTGAGGGCCTACTTTACGAAGCGTACGGACCTAGGACTATTTTGTACGCTATGCAGTTCTCTGCGATATTCCTGTGTCTCATTTCTGTTATATTTGTCGCCATAAGCTGGACACGAAAACGCTTCGCGATCAACGAGGACCAGACGCCGGTCGTGACGTCAGGTGAGGACATTAGAATGACATCGGATTTGCGGTATAGCGATATGAATACTAGTAGCTGA
- the LOC127853466 gene encoding sodium-dependent glucose transporter 1B-like isoform X1 has protein sequence MSDTNRKLITVMLVLVWISMGLFFEVGGPTMVDLRMKFNTSSADIARSVSAQGFGIFAGALAGGLVIDAMRTWKFLVVTLAETIATVAVILMPFVASLTWLWVMFFSVGTAAGLINVAGQRMLIELWRDESASPMHAMHMGFGIGALLAPIIINPFLAVLEYGSVNASSNDVTLPGGRDFIVIKESRVNLAFVTIGLCSATLALPVFLYPFVKCFRRYKNKYNNMDEPEESTVALAQNGIVKRLLVILNPATYANGNFKLGLTVFVFIIVLYINLVGGEQLFGNFVRTFSVDELRFARNEASYLDTVYWGSFTIGRLTGSVLAHFISMRKLFLIDLFMNLLAVTFADIFAARGKNFLWAFTAIVGFFIAPLFPAGIAYINTHIEVGGMVLTLVVFATGFGQLLYVWIEGLLYEAYGPRTILYAMQFSAIFLCLISVIFVAISWTRKRFAINEDQTPVVTSGEDIRMTSDLRYSDMNTSS, from the exons ATGTCGGACACCAACAGGAAGTTGATTACCGTGATGCTCGTGCTGGTCTGGATATCCATG GGCCTGTTTTTCGAGGTCGGAGGGCCCACTATGGTGGATCTACGCATGAAGTTCAACACTTCCTCTGCCGACATAGCGCGCTCAGTCTCCGCCCAGGGTTTCGGGATATTCGCCGGCGCGCTTGCAGGCGGGCTTGTCATAGACGCCATGAGGACGTGGAAGTTCCTCGTGGTGACGCTGGCGGAAACCATAGCAACCGTCGCCGTGATATTGATGCCGTTCGTCGCCTCGCTGACCTGGCTTTGGGTGATGTTCTTTTCCGTCGGAACAGCGGCAGGGCTTATCAACGTCG CCGGCCAGCGGATGCTGATAGAATTGTGGCGAGACGAATCTGCATCCCCCATGCATGCCATGCATATGGGCTTCGGAATTGGCGCCCTATTAGCTCCAattattattaaccctttcctcGCCGTTTTGGAGTATGGTTCCGTCAACGCGTCGAGCAATGACGTCACCCTCCCCGGAGGCAGGGATTTCATCGTCATAAAGGAATCTCGTGTTAACCTAGCTTTTGTCACGATTGGTTTATGCTCTGCGACGCTGGCGCTGCCAGTTTTCTTGTACCCCTTCGTGAAGTGCTTCCGACGTTACAAGAACAAATATAACAACATGGATGAACCGGAAGAGAGCACTGTTGCGCTTGCGCAGAACGGGATAGTAAAGCGATTGCTGGTTATTCTAAACCCAGCGACCTACGCTAACGGAAATTTCAAGCTCGGTCTCACCGTGTTTGTGTTTATCATTGTGTTGTACATAAATCTCGTGGGTGGGGAGCAGCTGTTCGGAAATTTCGTGCGCACGTTCTCCGTAGATGAGCTTCGATTCGCCCGCAACGAGGCCTCCTATCTTGATACGGTCTACTGGGGCAGCTTTACGATTGGGCGACTCACGGGCTCCGTCTTAGCGCACTTTATTTCTATGCGCAAACTATTCTTGATAGATTTATTTATGAACCTTTTAGCTGTTACCTTCGCGGATATTTTCGCAGCGCGAGGGAAAAATTTCTTATGGGCGTTCACTGCCATAGTCGGTTTCTTCATTGCGCCGCTATTTCCGGCCGGTATCGCGTACATTAATACGCATATAGAGGTTGGTGGAATGGTGCTGACGCTGGTTGTGTTCGCTACAGGCTTCGGTCAACTTCTTTATGTTTGGATTGAGGGCCTACTTTACGAAGCGTACGGACCTAGGACTATTTTGTACGCTATGCAGTTCTCTGCGATATTCCTGTGTCTCATTTCTGTTATATTTGTCGCCATAAGCTGGACACGAAAACGCTTCGCGATCAACGAGGACCAGACGCCGGTCGTGACGTCAGGTGAGGACATTAGAATGACATCGGATTTGCGGTATAGCGATATGAATACTAGTAGCTGA